The genomic DNA TCGTGCAGGGTATCGAAATCGCTGTCGATCAGGGCATTCTTGTGGAAATAGAGTTCGCGTCCATCCGGCGTTTCGAGGATGCCATACTCGTCTGCGGGAAATTTTTTCAGCACCCGGGCATGACGCGGAACATCGTGCTCCTTCACATCGCCCCGTTCCTTGCGCGCGTGGTCCTGCAACTGCCGACGGGCCTCGTCAAACACGTCGCGAATGACCACATAGATGTCTTCGTGGGCATGCTTCTCGGGTGGGTTGCGACGCACCACGATTGTCGTAGAACTGATCGAGCTTGTCCGCCTTCTCGCGGATCGCCGCCTCGATCGCGTCGGACTGATCGATGCCGCGCCAAGTAATCTGCAGGGGTAACTTCATAGTCGCTCTCCTCGCGCCCGGCTCTATTCCGATTCATCCAGTTCGCAGGTACCGGCCCGTAGCCACACACCGCGTCCCTGGCAGTGCAGCATCTCGCTTCCGGAACAGACGTAACTTCCGACCTCGTAGGAGCGGTTGTTGAAGTAGCACACACCGGTCTCCAGCTCGAGGTCCATGGACAGAAAATCCCGGTCCGTTTCGTCGAAAATCGGCGAGGTACGCTTCTCCGGATCCGGCGCACCCACCTGGTTCGGTCTCTCACTTCCCCCCATTCTCGATACCCCCGCAATCGTCGTTTGATTCATTCAATCGCGGCACCGACGGTTCTGCCTTGATCTGGCTCAAGCCGCATCGGCCAGGAATGGGATCTCAATCTGGAATGGATTGGGTGGTGTAGCGGCTGACACGCAGGGTATGCGACCAGTAGCCCTCCGGGAGTCCAGCCTTTCGCTTCAGTTGGCTGAAAAAATCCCGCGGATCCTGCAAGGATTCCCATACCGATGGCAGGAATGTGCCGCGACGGGCGCCCTCTTCCAGCACCAAGCCGTCCACCCCGGGACGCAACTGGGCGATCAGATCCGCTTCGGACACGAAACTCATGGCCTCGGGCAGACTCAGAATCGAAACATGAATATCCAGGCGCGCGAATTCGGCGTCCGTGAGCGGTGCAAAACGGGGGTCCCGAAATGCCGCCGACCGGGCATTGGCGAATACATCCAGCGCCAACGGCCGCAAGGCCTCCAGGGTGCCGATACAGCCGCGCAATTGGCCGGCAATCTGTAGGGTGACGAAGCTCGCTCGATTTCGACAAAGGGCCTCGTCGAATTGGTCCAGCGACGGTTCCACATGCTCACGTCGCAACTCTTGCTCGATGGCGTCCACCGCCAGATCCAGCACAATCTGGCCCTGCTCCTCGTTCAGCCCGGCTTGATCAGGAAAGGACATAGGCCCCGTACCCCACCACATGGTCTCTCGGCCCGGCGGTGTCGCCGGAATTGCGCAGGTCGACCAGGCGTGCATGCAGACCGCGCTGGCGTGCCTCGAGAAGCAGACCGCTGATGGGCGCGCGCCCGCAGGCCTGTTCATAGCCGATGTCTTCGTAGCGCAGGGACTCGATCGCGGCCGAAGTCGAGCGATCCATTCGCTGCGCGACCCCGTATTCATGATAGTGACTGAGATCGGAACTCACGACGATGAGCGTCTCGTCGCCGCCCCACAGGACTTGCAGCACTTCCGCCACCTCTTCGGCGGAGGCGTCGCCGACAACCAGGGGAACCAGGGAGAACTCTCCCAGTACCTGCTGCAGAAAGGGAAGCTGCACCTCCAGGCTGTGTTCCTGGGCGTGTACATCGGCGCGTTCGCTGACTTGTGGCAGGGACCGCAGTGCCTCGACAGCGTCCGCGTCCACAGGCACGGGCCCCAAAGGGGTTGCGAAGGCATCGGCAGCTGGAAGGGCCAGACCCCGAACCGCAACCCGGTGTGCCGGACCCAGGAGAATTACGCGGCGCACGCGCCCGTTGAGCGGCGTCAGGTGCCGGTACACGCTCGCGGCAACGGGACCGGAATAAATATAGCCGGCGTGAGGGGCGATGACCGCCTTGGGTGTAACGCCCCCGGACTCCGGCACGTCTTTCAAAAGGTGTTCGACCGTGGCGCGCAACTCCTCCGCGCCCGACGGATAGAACAGTCCCGCAACGGCTGCTGGTCGCAATAACGGCATATTGGGCATATGGCTGTTGTGCAAGATGCTCTTGAAAATGCGCCCGATTCAAGGGGATTTCAAGAACGGTCGGGATGTTGAAAGCCGGTGCATGTGCCCGCATTTTCCGGGTATCGCATATGCAGATATCCAG from Acidiferrobacteraceae bacterium includes the following:
- the amrB gene encoding AmmeMemoRadiSam system protein B codes for the protein MHNSHMPNMPLLRPAAVAGLFYPSGAEELRATVEHLLKDVPESGGVTPKAVIAPHAGYIYSGPVAASVYRHLTPLNGRVRRVILLGPAHRVAVRGLALPAADAFATPLGPVPVDADAVEALRSLPQVSERADVHAQEHSLEVQLPFLQQVLGEFSLVPLVVGDASAEEVAEVLQVLWGGDETLIVVSSDLSHYHEYGVAQRMDRSTSAAIESLRYEDIGYEQACGRAPISGLLLEARQRGLHARLVDLRNSGDTAGPRDHVVGYGAYVLS
- a CDS encoding DUF1496 domain-containing protein — encoded protein: MGGSERPNQVGAPDPEKRTSPIFDETDRDFLSMDLELETGVCYFNNRSYEVGSYVCSGSEMLHCQGRGVWLRAGTCELDESE
- a CDS encoding cold shock domain-containing protein; the encoded protein is MVRRNPPEKHAHEDIYVVIRDVFDEARRQLQDHARKERGDVKEHDVPRHARVLKKFPADEYGILETPDGRELYFHKNALIDSDFDTLHEGTEVFYVEAEGKEGPEARQVTVGKHGWQE
- the amrA gene encoding AmmeMemoRadiSam system protein A, with the translated sequence MSFPDQAGLNEEQGQIVLDLAVDAIEQELRREHVEPSLDQFDEALCRNRASFVTLQIAGQLRGCIGTLEALRPLALDVFANARSAAFRDPRFAPLTDAEFARLDIHVSILSLPEAMSFVSEADLIAQLRPGVDGLVLEEGARRGTFLPSVWESLQDPRDFFSQLKRKAGLPEGYWSHTLRVSRYTTQSIPD